The proteins below are encoded in one region of Leptospira terpstrae serovar Hualin str. LT 11-33 = ATCC 700639:
- a CDS encoding TIGR04452 family lipoprotein, with the protein MKIKKNYILSSFIVFLMTVGTGCNQPTLARLSSDNILGADAKSKLLEASRRIDGAKFAPLGAGSAGAEASSSLLNGVLIPILAEINPDKYYKRETVDACEKNIYLLGLALPNYASVELSCAIEEVTTFDF; encoded by the coding sequence ATGAAAATAAAGAAAAACTACATTCTGTCGAGTTTTATAGTGTTTCTAATGACTGTCGGGACCGGATGCAACCAACCAACGCTTGCTAGGTTAAGTTCCGATAACATTTTGGGTGCTGATGCTAAATCCAAATTACTCGAAGCCTCTCGTCGGATCGATGGCGCAAAATTTGCTCCGTTGGGAGCAGGCTCTGCAGGTGCAGAAGCTTCTTCCTCTCTTTTGAATGGAGTTCTAATTCCAATCCTTGCAGAGATAAATCCAGATAAATATTACAAAAGAGAAACGGTTGATGCTTGTGAAAAAAACATTTATCTCTTAGGTTTAGCTCTTCCTAACTATGCCTCCGTTGAACTGTCTTGTGCTATTGAAGAGGTCACAACCTTCGATTTTTGA
- a CDS encoding FecR family protein, producing the protein MNEFDKQHTIAKWEELLRKPAKVTESKEFPSWETVSKRNIQFEYNPNQAPVSNVVSFFRKPLGLAIFGGSALSLAAALFFVFILNPSQPKNSELAVAPSAKKTTQIVSPLKVLVSSVKGKVSVLPQGSSQPVPLVKHYQLASGDIVITDGSSQIDLDFETGSWMRITPNSEVVMDVIEKTSEAQSQKFSVKKGKLFASVSKLSKDSQFVVQAGEHLTQVRGTVFSVQFDGKSEVVAVREGSVAVGDLILTSKQQTIVKLGEALPIVASPVNPKEEKELKAFQTQTILARETLLYEEHARLELVRLDDGTEYRGVILGQSETHLHFQGLEGLIEIPIQKILETEKIR; encoded by the coding sequence ATGAACGAATTTGATAAGCAACATACAATCGCTAAATGGGAAGAACTTCTACGGAAACCCGCAAAGGTAACGGAGTCCAAGGAATTTCCTTCTTGGGAGACTGTATCGAAACGTAACATCCAATTCGAATACAATCCAAACCAAGCTCCTGTTTCCAATGTTGTTTCATTTTTTCGTAAACCTTTGGGCCTTGCCATTTTCGGTGGGTCAGCTTTGTCTTTAGCTGCGGCTTTGTTTTTTGTTTTCATTCTCAATCCGTCACAACCAAAAAATTCCGAACTTGCTGTCGCTCCTTCCGCTAAAAAAACGACACAAATCGTTTCTCCGCTAAAGGTTTTAGTATCTTCTGTGAAAGGGAAGGTTTCTGTTTTACCACAAGGAAGTTCCCAGCCAGTGCCACTCGTGAAACACTACCAATTGGCATCTGGCGATATTGTCATTACCGATGGTTCCTCTCAAATCGATTTAGATTTTGAAACTGGTTCTTGGATGCGCATCACTCCCAATTCTGAAGTGGTTATGGACGTGATCGAAAAAACAAGTGAGGCTCAATCTCAAAAGTTCTCTGTAAAAAAAGGGAAGTTGTTTGCTTCTGTCTCGAAACTCTCTAAGGACAGTCAGTTTGTTGTCCAAGCAGGTGAACATCTTACACAGGTTAGAGGAACAGTTTTCAGTGTTCAATTTGATGGCAAGTCTGAAGTGGTGGCGGTGCGTGAAGGTTCTGTCGCAGTTGGGGATCTCATCTTAACATCGAAACAACAAACCATTGTAAAATTAGGTGAAGCATTGCCAATAGTTGCGTCTCCTGTAAATCCCAAAGAAGAGAAAGAACTCAAAGCCTTCCAAACTCAAACCATTCTTGCTCGTGAGACTTTGCTATACGAAGAACATGCTAGATTAGAACTTGTACGATTGGATGATGGAACAGAATACCGAGGAGTGATCCTTGGGCAGTCAGAAACTCATCTTCACTTCCAAGGATTGGAAGGTCTTATCGAAATCCCGATACAAAAGATTTTAGAAACAGAAAAAATCCGTTAA
- a CDS encoding RNA polymerase sigma factor has protein sequence MSQIYERSHKRIYDFLYKYTQNADTAMDLMQDSFLSFHKHYGEAGLSEEKSVMVLYTIARNLSINYAKKFSTTREIASDEIEFHSHNPRLETKAEYQDLEDRLYSFLGELSEEERSALLLKNVEGFQLVQIAEVLGVSVSTASRLVIRATEKVLAIAKRENLVPD, from the coding sequence ATGAGTCAAATTTATGAAAGAAGCCATAAACGTATTTATGACTTCCTTTACAAGTACACTCAAAACGCGGATACGGCAATGGATTTGATGCAAGACAGTTTCTTAAGTTTCCATAAGCACTACGGCGAAGCCGGTCTCTCAGAAGAGAAGTCCGTAATGGTTTTGTATACGATTGCACGCAATTTATCTATCAATTATGCTAAAAAGTTTTCTACAACCCGAGAAATTGCATCCGATGAAATCGAGTTTCATAGCCACAATCCAAGACTAGAAACTAAGGCCGAATACCAAGATTTAGAAGATAGACTTTATTCCTTTTTGGGAGAGCTTTCGGAAGAAGAGCGGTCTGCTTTGTTACTCAAGAATGTGGAAGGATTTCAGCTGGTGCAAATCGCTGAGGTTTTGGGGGTTTCAGTTTCAACCGCTTCTCGTCTGGTCATACGGGCCACGGAGAAGGTGCTTGCGATTGCCAAGAGAGAAAATCTGGTACCGGATTAA
- a CDS encoding FAD-dependent oxidoreductase has product MSINRFDLLAIGGGPAAQKAAIQASKMGKKAAIIEKDPYLGGGCVHYGTIPSKSLQETSRFYRNLKLSKLHGLQSPQTATLTLLIALGQCVVNLKAPIEYFTEHIFNYPTMIGAYKNAANDALLREK; this is encoded by the coding sequence ATGTCCATCAATCGATTTGATTTACTCGCCATCGGGGGCGGTCCTGCCGCACAAAAAGCTGCTATCCAAGCAAGCAAAATGGGAAAAAAAGCAGCCATCATAGAAAAAGACCCTTACTTGGGTGGTGGTTGTGTCCACTATGGAACCATCCCTTCTAAGTCCTTACAAGAAACCAGTCGTTTCTACAGGAACTTGAAATTGTCCAAACTTCATGGATTACAATCACCACAAACGGCAACACTCACATTGCTCATTGCTTTAGGACAATGTGTGGTGAATCTCAAAGCTCCCATTGAGTACTTCACCGAGCACATTTTTAACTATCCGACCATGATTGGTGCTTATAAAAATGCTGCCAATGACGCCCTTTTAAGAGAAAAATAA
- a CDS encoding adenylate/guanylate cyclase domain-containing protein, with protein sequence MIQSGLTSVWKILSEGIRAKLAWFTGTLIALTILLLSIITVRQQTAILSESYEKQAAVSKNFIASLVMEIENISQNLIRIEEFKSRIERQREELKKYRTAKVVTKKKTVSVFGFKTNLFGSLGTSKVVKKVDTFFSVYLTKDDVDVLEREIRHQLREAANRNISEREWNTLVHLASSYVRNEEKYIEAQKQTPPEDPEAKLNWETNIKNLKKEIRNHKSQLDLFIAKFYADSKKRKLEELGLDTQLFRIQTFPLSAMIPGETSLASFDTQIIDNTSPLAKIDQFDQMEESLVESFQRLSDVISALDEDAKQYVYEWEDREIQALHSPLFRHQNSTKRAFHLVSVQSKLGDYREVIKEDFRITNELSELIPKLRDRIQFLKNAKPPIPPAKDKLFTSFYKSYNELIESRDQIFDAVTANYPIPEENWEKIETLRSLRDVTLEDWILMKFKTDPTEYERYYQEPESREIQRNRWKAIRKWIVNAEQETPTKELKRLFPDGSFGHSRSESEEIMWKLDGTHLLESENVPNLVLRDNFSGLIRTLVDRTDGIRAIKDNRNQIVLSAITICLVAILFAIFISGVVVQKIRKIIRSAEDVGQGNLHVHFDDGGNDEFGNLTVALNQMVSGLKEREKMRGVLGSMVDPVVVGEALKDLEKLKQGSEKVITAFFSDIAGFSAISEKLNSKELANLLNEYLSAMTIILKHHDGVLDKYIGDAIVGIFNAPLDVENHCLKAVSASVEMRDKLEILKEQWKTNNKYIPEAHAMKFRIGLNMGYAKVGFMGTDALASYTMMGDTVNLAARLEAAGKDYGVCILVSEFVHDEVKTHFFTRKLDIVRVKGKTKPVTLFEVRTKKGDETEADHKFVEAYESALFSYLNRKFDEAGKKFYTLLTTNGDEACKLLWERCQYYLETPPEPDWDGAFTRTKK encoded by the coding sequence ATGATCCAATCTGGGCTCACCTCCGTCTGGAAAATCCTTTCCGAAGGAATTAGAGCTAAACTTGCTTGGTTTACAGGCACCCTAATCGCCTTAACAATTCTTTTACTTTCCATCATTACTGTCCGCCAACAAACAGCCATCCTTTCGGAAAGTTATGAAAAACAAGCTGCAGTCTCCAAAAATTTTATCGCAAGTTTGGTAATGGAGATTGAGAATATCTCGCAAAACTTAATCCGAATTGAAGAATTCAAATCCAGGATAGAAAGACAAAGAGAGGAACTAAAAAAATACCGAACTGCTAAAGTCGTGACCAAAAAAAAGACGGTATCTGTTTTTGGATTCAAAACCAACCTTTTTGGATCCCTAGGTACATCGAAAGTGGTAAAGAAGGTAGATACCTTCTTTTCAGTGTATCTTACCAAAGATGATGTGGATGTATTAGAACGAGAGATCCGCCATCAACTCCGCGAAGCAGCCAACCGTAATATCAGCGAAAGAGAATGGAACACTCTGGTGCACCTTGCTTCTTCTTATGTTCGCAACGAAGAAAAATATATAGAAGCCCAAAAACAAACACCTCCGGAAGATCCAGAAGCAAAATTAAATTGGGAAACCAATATTAAAAATCTTAAAAAAGAAATTCGAAATCATAAATCGCAATTGGACCTTTTCATTGCAAAGTTTTATGCAGATTCCAAAAAACGCAAACTAGAAGAACTGGGCCTTGACACCCAACTCTTCCGAATCCAAACCTTCCCTCTTTCTGCAATGATTCCAGGTGAGACTTCACTCGCTTCTTTCGATACTCAAATTATCGACAATACCTCTCCCCTGGCAAAAATCGATCAGTTTGACCAAATGGAAGAAAGTTTGGTGGAATCCTTCCAACGTTTGTCGGATGTCATCTCTGCGTTAGACGAAGATGCAAAACAATATGTTTATGAATGGGAAGACAGAGAAATCCAGGCATTACATTCTCCACTCTTCCGTCACCAAAACTCAACAAAACGTGCTTTCCATTTAGTGAGCGTACAATCGAAATTAGGTGATTATCGTGAAGTCATCAAAGAAGATTTTCGAATTACCAATGAACTTTCGGAACTCATTCCTAAACTCAGAGACCGCATTCAATTCTTAAAAAATGCGAAACCGCCAATTCCTCCAGCTAAGGACAAACTATTTACTAGTTTTTATAAATCCTACAATGAACTCATTGAATCGAGAGACCAAATTTTTGATGCGGTAACTGCAAACTATCCGATTCCAGAAGAAAATTGGGAAAAAATCGAAACTTTAAGAAGTTTACGCGATGTGACTTTAGAAGACTGGATTTTAATGAAATTCAAAACCGATCCCACCGAATACGAAAGGTATTATCAGGAACCGGAGTCCAGGGAAATCCAAAGGAACAGGTGGAAGGCCATTCGCAAATGGATAGTCAATGCGGAACAAGAAACTCCTACAAAAGAATTAAAAAGACTATTCCCTGATGGGAGTTTTGGCCACTCCCGAAGTGAATCAGAAGAAATCATGTGGAAGTTAGATGGAACCCATCTATTGGAATCGGAAAATGTTCCAAACCTTGTACTACGAGATAATTTTTCAGGACTCATTCGAACTCTTGTGGATAGGACCGATGGTATCCGAGCCATCAAAGACAATAGAAATCAAATTGTACTTTCTGCCATTACGATCTGTTTGGTGGCAATTCTATTTGCGATCTTTATCTCCGGAGTTGTAGTCCAAAAAATTAGAAAGATCATTCGCAGCGCAGAAGATGTAGGCCAAGGGAATCTCCATGTCCATTTTGATGATGGCGGGAATGATGAATTTGGAAATCTAACGGTAGCACTCAACCAGATGGTTTCCGGACTCAAAGAACGAGAAAAAATGCGTGGTGTACTCGGAAGTATGGTGGACCCAGTTGTGGTCGGCGAAGCACTAAAAGACCTCGAAAAACTAAAACAAGGAAGTGAAAAAGTCATCACAGCTTTCTTTTCTGATATTGCTGGTTTTAGTGCTATATCAGAAAAACTAAACTCTAAAGAACTCGCAAACCTTCTTAACGAATATTTATCGGCAATGACTATCATTCTTAAACACCATGATGGAGTTTTGGATAAATACATAGGGGATGCTATCGTTGGAATTTTTAATGCTCCCCTGGATGTGGAAAACCATTGTTTGAAAGCTGTTTCTGCCAGCGTTGAAATGAGGGATAAGTTAGAAATTTTAAAAGAACAATGGAAAACAAATAATAAATACATTCCAGAAGCACACGCCATGAAGTTTCGAATTGGACTAAACATGGGTTATGCGAAGGTTGGATTTATGGGAACTGATGCCCTAGCCTCCTATACGATGATGGGAGATACAGTCAATCTTGCGGCAAGGCTTGAGGCGGCAGGTAAAGATTATGGCGTTTGTATTTTGGTTTCTGAGTTTGTTCATGATGAAGTAAAAACTCACTTTTTCACTCGGAAACTGGATATTGTTCGAGTGAAAGGCAAAACAAAACCTGTCACACTGTTTGAAGTCCGTACCAAAAAAGGGGACGAAACAGAGGCAGATCATAAATTTGTGGAAGCCTACGAAAGTGCCCTATTCTCTTATTTGAACCGAAAATTCGACGAAGCCGGTAAAAAATTCTACACCTTGCTTACTACAAATGGAGATGAGGCCTGCAAATTACTTTGGGAACGATGCCAATACTATCTGGAAACCCCACCAGAACCAGATTGGGACGGGGCATTCACTCGCACGAAAAAGTAA
- a CDS encoding peroxiredoxin: MALRLGDEAPNFQAETSEGKIDFHEYLGQGWGILFSHPKDYTPVCTTELGYVAKIKPEFEKRNVKVIALSVDPVDSHKGWISDINETQGTKVNYPIIADADRKVSNLYDMIHPNASETTTVRSVFVVGPDKKVKLTLTYPASTGRNFDELLRVIDSLQLTSQFSVATPANWKDGEDTIIVPSVSDEDAKKKFPKGFRTIKPYLRYTPQPNK; the protein is encoded by the coding sequence ATGGCACTACGTTTAGGCGATGAAGCACCCAATTTCCAAGCGGAAACCTCTGAAGGTAAAATTGACTTTCATGAATATTTAGGACAAGGTTGGGGGATTTTATTTTCTCACCCCAAAGATTATACTCCCGTTTGTACAACTGAACTTGGGTATGTAGCAAAAATCAAACCAGAGTTCGAAAAACGAAATGTGAAAGTAATCGCACTTTCCGTGGACCCAGTCGACAGCCACAAAGGTTGGATCTCTGATATCAACGAAACTCAAGGAACCAAAGTGAACTACCCTATCATTGCTGATGCCGATCGTAAAGTATCGAATCTTTACGATATGATCCACCCCAATGCTAGCGAAACCACTACTGTTCGTTCGGTATTTGTAGTAGGACCAGACAAAAAAGTGAAGTTAACTCTCACCTACCCTGCCTCTACTGGAAGAAACTTTGACGAACTTTTACGTGTGATTGACTCTTTACAACTCACTTCTCAGTTTAGTGTGGCAACTCCTGCTAACTGGAAAGACGGAGAAGATACAATCATAGTTCCATCCGTTTCTGATGAAGATGCAAAGAAAAAATTCCCAAAAGGATTTCGCACCATCAAACCTTATTTACGTTACACACCACAACCAAATAAGTAG
- a CDS encoding OsmC family protein translates to MNIKLNRIESPYVLEARNESGNSIRIDASPEIGGKNSGPRPMELLIMGLAGCSSIDVLMILNKHRIEVKDYSVEVDADREKVEEANLFKSIHMKFKVKGDFKEEQVKRAIDLSLEKYCSVAKTLEKTATITYEFELVSQ, encoded by the coding sequence ATGAATATCAAACTGAATCGAATCGAATCCCCTTATGTTTTGGAGGCTCGGAACGAATCCGGAAACTCCATTCGTATCGATGCCTCCCCTGAAATTGGGGGAAAGAATTCTGGACCAAGGCCTATGGAACTTTTGATTATGGGACTTGCTGGTTGCAGTAGCATTGATGTTCTCATGATCCTAAACAAACACAGAATCGAAGTCAAAGACTACTCTGTGGAAGTGGATGCTGACCGCGAAAAAGTCGAAGAAGCCAATCTATTTAAATCCATCCATATGAAATTCAAAGTAAAAGGTGACTTTAAAGAGGAACAAGTCAAACGTGCGATTGATCTCAGTTTAGAAAAATATTGTTCTGTTGCCAAAACACTAGAAAAAACTGCAACGATCACTTATGAATTTGAATTAGTGTCACAATGA
- a CDS encoding DUF547 domain-containing protein gives MKQFLITFLCFGLWQGISAEGFDHKHLVWDSLLKKYVKNGLVSYKGIQSEEGTFRQYLDNLSKVSESQYQGFTEKEKQSFLINAYNAFTVKLILDHYPVESITEIGSPFSKINLARGIPWKKEFFTLLGKSRHLDWIEHEKLRKDFNEPRIHFAIVCASIGCPHLVSEAYTASALEKQLQAAKLGFLKNPKKNSYDKTTNTLYLSKIFSWFQTDFTKKTTLIQYVQEGFEEPIKPDAKIVYNEYSWDLNELK, from the coding sequence ATGAAACAGTTTCTCATTACCTTTCTTTGTTTTGGTTTATGGCAAGGCATCTCCGCTGAGGGGTTCGATCACAAACATTTAGTTTGGGACTCACTTTTGAAAAAGTATGTAAAGAATGGTCTTGTTTCCTACAAAGGAATTCAATCGGAAGAAGGTACTTTTCGTCAATACCTAGATAACCTTTCCAAAGTTTCTGAGTCCCAATACCAAGGATTTACAGAAAAAGAAAAACAAAGTTTTCTCATCAACGCCTACAATGCATTTACAGTTAAATTGATACTCGACCACTATCCTGTCGAAAGTATTACAGAAATTGGATCTCCATTTTCGAAAATCAACTTGGCTCGCGGGATCCCTTGGAAAAAAGAATTTTTCACTCTGCTTGGAAAATCAAGGCACTTGGATTGGATTGAACATGAAAAATTGAGAAAGGACTTTAATGAACCAAGGATCCATTTTGCGATTGTTTGTGCTTCCATTGGGTGCCCTCATTTGGTATCCGAAGCCTACACCGCATCTGCTTTAGAAAAACAACTCCAAGCAGCAAAACTTGGTTTCTTAAAAAATCCGAAAAAAAATTCATATGATAAAACAACGAACACTTTGTACTTAAGCAAAATCTTCAGTTGGTTTCAAACAGATTTTACAAAAAAAACAACTCTCATTCAATACGTACAAGAAGGATTTGAAGAACCTATCAAACCAGATGCTAAAATTGTTTATAATGAATACAGTTGGGATTTGAACGAGTTGAAATAG
- a CDS encoding alpha/beta hydrolase, whose protein sequence is MLDNDNDLESLGPLKVLRVQGDPDAPTVVLFHGYGASAFDLFPIHEVLVTDQKFNWVFPHGHLSIPLMPGYSGRAWFPIDMAALEEAIRNNDFRNFADKDPEGMDVARQAAYLMLDALGVPWNQLILGGFSQGAMLATDLTLRNEEIAKGLMILSGALVNESLWKELAPKKSNLRFFQSHGEFDPILGYANAKKLEKLLRNSGLLGEFIAFNGGHEIPAPVVQGISRYLNSLS, encoded by the coding sequence ATGTTAGACAACGACAACGATTTAGAATCTCTCGGACCTTTAAAAGTACTTCGAGTCCAAGGTGATCCAGATGCACCTACGGTAGTATTATTCCATGGTTATGGTGCTAGTGCTTTTGATTTATTTCCCATTCATGAAGTATTAGTCACAGATCAAAAATTCAACTGGGTATTTCCGCATGGCCATCTGAGTATCCCTCTGATGCCTGGTTATTCAGGGCGGGCATGGTTTCCGATTGATATGGCAGCATTGGAAGAAGCCATTCGCAATAATGATTTCAGAAATTTTGCTGATAAAGATCCTGAAGGTATGGATGTTGCGCGTCAGGCAGCATACTTAATGTTAGATGCCCTTGGGGTTCCTTGGAACCAATTAATTTTAGGTGGGTTTTCTCAAGGAGCTATGCTTGCCACCGATCTAACTCTAAGAAATGAGGAAATAGCGAAAGGACTCATGATTCTTTCAGGTGCACTCGTCAATGAATCACTATGGAAGGAATTGGCTCCAAAAAAATCGAATCTAAGGTTTTTCCAATCACATGGTGAGTTCGATCCTATTCTTGGTTATGCGAACGCAAAAAAACTAGAAAAGTTACTTCGTAACTCAGGTCTTCTTGGAGAGTTCATCGCATTTAACGGGGGCCATGAAATTCCTGCTCCTGTTGTCCAAGGGATCAGTCGTTATTTGAATAGTTTATCTTAA
- the dinB gene encoding DNA polymerase IV, translated as MKKIIHIDMDAFYASVEQRDFPEMRGKPVVVGGSPHSRGVVCAASYEARKFGVRSAIPCFQAFKLCPEAIFTPPRFEVYKTVSKEIRSIFLEYTDLVEPLSLDEAYLDVTSNKLEIPLASTIAREIRKKIFERTGLTCSAGVAQNKFLAKMASEKNKPNGLYVVLPGDEEKFLDDLPLYNFHGIGKKTYERLSLLGFTKGSELRKAEESFLIQEFGKMGAVFYRMARGLDDREVIPFRDPKSIGVETTFTHDSEDFSYLILTLESLSQELEERMNRKNKQGKTLTLKIKFEDFTVKQKSISSDSVFYLADNLFQQSSNLLANVWKENTDPFKKIRLLGISVTNFISDTINQDQPSLFG; from the coding sequence ATGAAAAAGATCATCCACATCGACATGGACGCGTTTTATGCTTCAGTGGAACAAAGAGACTTCCCCGAGATGCGTGGAAAACCTGTTGTTGTGGGTGGATCTCCTCATTCTCGAGGTGTGGTCTGCGCTGCCAGTTATGAAGCAAGAAAATTTGGCGTTCGATCTGCCATTCCCTGTTTTCAGGCATTTAAACTTTGCCCCGAAGCTATTTTTACTCCACCCAGGTTTGAAGTGTATAAAACAGTTTCTAAAGAAATTAGATCCATTTTTTTAGAATACACGGACCTGGTAGAACCTTTGTCTTTAGATGAAGCTTATTTGGATGTCACTTCGAACAAATTAGAAATCCCATTGGCAAGTACCATTGCTAGAGAAATCAGAAAAAAAATCTTTGAACGCACTGGCCTCACTTGTTCTGCAGGTGTGGCTCAAAATAAATTTTTAGCAAAGATGGCATCTGAAAAAAATAAACCTAACGGATTGTATGTGGTTCTTCCTGGCGATGAAGAAAAATTTTTGGATGACCTTCCCTTATATAACTTTCATGGGATTGGAAAAAAAACCTATGAGAGGCTTTCGTTACTCGGATTTACGAAAGGATCAGAATTACGTAAAGCAGAGGAATCTTTTTTAATTCAGGAATTTGGAAAGATGGGAGCAGTATTTTATCGAATGGCAAGGGGGCTTGATGACCGGGAAGTGATTCCTTTTCGAGATCCCAAATCTATCGGAGTGGAAACTACGTTTACCCATGATTCGGAAGACTTTTCCTATTTAATTCTTACATTAGAATCTCTATCCCAAGAACTTGAAGAGAGGATGAACCGGAAAAACAAACAAGGCAAAACACTCACTTTAAAAATAAAATTTGAAGATTTTACAGTGAAACAAAAATCTATTTCATCCGACTCTGTTTTCTACTTGGCAGACAACCTTTTTCAACAATCCTCGAATTTGTTGGCAAATGTTTGGAAGGAAAACACCGATCCATTTAAAAAAATTCGACTTTTAGGAATTTCTGTTACCAACTTTATTTCAGATACTATCAATCAGGACCAACCTTCACTTTTCGGTTAA
- a CDS encoding PP2C family protein-serine/threonine phosphatase: MYTKPAAKILVVDDNETNIEIITHILLNQGYEVAVAYDGEYALELAEALDFDLILLDILLPGISGLDVAKRLLTMDRSKNTPILFLSALNETSDIVKGLETGAVDYITKPFQESEILARIRTHIKIKTLEKERIDLLQAIQKDLELAKSNQENLVSFQFPPSPLYQIYTSYKPMDLVGGDLITYDLLPSGDLDILFGDVTGHGIAAAMVSLMAIITFKTMDKSFLSPSESLYWIHSTLTPLISTHFISAIYIRYKAEENLLSYSMAGHHNMFLIRDKKIIKLGTKGFCLMMFPDQLNAENEDLFLNSGDRLFLFSDGMFEVPNDKEEYLGDQKFSELIESRIHLSGREFLESVQEEVLDYSGGKVADDMTMLLLEIK, encoded by the coding sequence GTGTACACAAAACCAGCGGCAAAAATTTTGGTTGTCGATGATAACGAAACCAATATAGAAATTATCACTCATATTTTGCTGAACCAAGGATATGAAGTGGCTGTTGCCTACGATGGTGAATATGCATTAGAACTGGCAGAAGCACTCGATTTTGATTTAATTTTACTCGATATTTTGTTGCCAGGAATTAGTGGGCTTGATGTCGCCAAACGTCTGCTTACTATGGATCGTTCAAAAAACACCCCAATTCTTTTTTTATCAGCACTGAATGAAACCAGTGACATTGTCAAAGGATTGGAAACCGGAGCTGTTGATTACATTACCAAACCATTTCAAGAGTCAGAAATTTTAGCAAGAATCAGAACTCATATCAAAATCAAAACTTTAGAAAAAGAAAGGATCGATCTTTTACAAGCCATCCAAAAAGATTTGGAACTTGCAAAATCAAACCAAGAAAATTTAGTCAGTTTCCAATTCCCACCTTCTCCGCTATACCAAATTTATACTTCATACAAACCAATGGACTTGGTTGGTGGAGATCTAATCACCTATGATCTGCTACCTTCTGGAGACTTAGATATACTATTTGGCGATGTAACAGGACATGGGATTGCAGCTGCAATGGTTTCTCTGATGGCAATCATCACATTTAAAACCATGGACAAATCTTTTTTATCGCCAAGCGAAAGTTTGTATTGGATTCATAGTACCCTTACGCCACTAATCAGCACACATTTTATAAGTGCCATTTATATCCGGTATAAAGCAGAGGAGAACTTACTGTCCTACTCAATGGCAGGACACCATAATATGTTTCTCATTCGAGACAAAAAGATCATCAAATTAGGTACTAAAGGTTTTTGCCTTATGATGTTTCCTGACCAACTCAATGCAGAAAATGAAGACTTATTTTTAAATTCAGGTGATAGGTTATTTCTTTTTTCGGATGGAATGTTTGAAGTCCCCAACGATAAGGAAGAATATTTAGGTGATCAAAAATTTTCGGAACTCATTGAAAGTCGAATCCATCTTTCTGGAAGAGAGTTCCTCGAATCCGTCCAGGAGGAAGTCTTGGATTATTCCGGTGGGAAAGTAGCTGACGATATGACTATGTTACTTTTGGAAATCAAATGA